In Salmo salar chromosome ssa15, Ssal_v3.1, whole genome shotgun sequence, one genomic interval encodes:
- the kcna2b gene encoding potassium voltage-gated channel subfamily A member 2b, which yields MTVATGDLGDEAAAHPGDPYEPEPDHECCERVVVNISGLRFETQLKTLSQFPETLLGDPKKRMRYFDPLRNEYFFDRNRPSFDAILYYYQSGGRLRRPVNVTLDIFSEEIRFYELGEEAIEIFREDEGFIKEEERPLPENEFQRQVWLLFEYPESSGAARIIAIISVMVILISIVSFCLETLPVFRNDEEDDGNKVFQPFNNSTSSYTSSYFTDPFFILETLCIIWFSFEFLVRFFACPSKAGFFGNIMNIIDIVAIIPYFITLGTELAEKPEDGQAGQQAMSLAILRVIRLVRVFRIFKLSRHSKGLQILGQTLKASMRELGLLIFFLFIGVILFSSAVYFAEADEADSQFSSIPEAFWWAVVSMTTVGYGDMVPTTIGGKIVGSLCAIAGVLTIALPVPVIVSNFNYFYHRETEGEEQAQYLNTPVAPKDDSAEDLKKNGRSRTGSTLSKSDYMEIQEAALNHSTEDFRAESLKTGNCTLLANASTLLANANKQANSNTLANTNYVNITKMRTDV from the exons ATGACGGTTGCTACGGGCGACCTGGGGGACGAGGCGGCGGCCCATCCCGGTGACCCGTACGAACCAGAACCGGACCACGAGTGCTGCGAGCGCGTAGTCGTCAACATCTCCGGGTTGCGCTTCGAGACGCAGCTCAAGACCCTCTCCCAGTTCCCTGAGACCCTGCTGGGGGACCCCAAGAAGAGAATGAG GTACTTTGACCCTCTGAGGAACGAGTATTTCTTTGACAGGAACCGTCCCAGTTTCGACGCCATCCTCTACTACTACCAGTCGGGCGGGAGGCTTCGTCGGCCGGTTAATGTCACCCTAGACATCTTCTCTGAGGAGATCCGTTTCTACGAGCTGGGAGAAGAGGCCATCGAGATCTTCAGGGAGGATGAGGGTTTCATCAAGGAGGAAGAGCGACCTCTTCCAGAGAACGAGTTCCAGAGACAG GTGTGGCTGCTGTTTGAGTATCCCGAGAGTTCCGGCGCAGCCCGTATCATCGCCATCATCAGCGTCATGGTGATCCTGATCTCCATCGTGTCCTTCTGCCTGGAGACACTCCCCGTGTTCCGGAACGACGAAGAGGACGACGGCAACAAGGTGTTCCAGCCTTTCAACAACTCCACTTCTTCCTACACCTCCTCCTACTTCACTGATCCCTTCTTCATCCTGGAGACGCTCTGCATCATCTGGTTCTCCTTTGAGTTTCTCGTCCGCTTCTTCGCTTGTCCCTCTAAAGCCGGGTTCTTCGGTAACATTATGAATATCATCGATATTGTGGCGATTATTCCATATTTCATCACGTTGGGCACAGAGCTGGCAGAGAAACCGGAAGACGGGCAGGCGGGGCAGCAGGCCATGTCTCTCGCCATCCTCAGGGTCATCCGTCTGGTCAGGGTGTTCAGGATCTTCAAACTGTCCAGACACTCCAAGGGGCTCCAGATCCTGGGCCAGACACTGAAGGCCAGCATGCGGGAGCTGGGTCTGCTCATCTTCTTCCTCTTCATCGGAGTCATCCTCTTCTCCAGCGCCGTCTACTTCGCCGAGGCCGACGAGGCGGACTCACAGTTCAGCAGCATCCCAGAAGCCTTCTGGTGGGCCGTGGTTTCTATGACTACCGTCGGCTACGGCGACATGGTGCCCACCACCATCGGCGGGAAAATCGTCGGTTCGCTCTGCGCCATCGCCGGCGTGCTGACCATCGCCTTGCCCGTCCCCGTCATCGTGTCCAACTTCAACTACTTCTACCACCGGGAGACGGAAGGCGAGGAGCAAGCGCAGTACCTGAACACTCCCGTTGCCCCCAAGGACGACTCAGCCGAGGACCTGAAGAAGAACGGCCGCAGCAGGACTGGATCCACCCTCAGTAAGTCAGACTACATGGAGATACAGGAAGCAGCACTGAATCACAGCACAGAGGACTTCAGAGCAGAGAGCCTGAAGACAGGCAACTGCACCCTGTTGGCTAATGCTAGCACCCTGTTGGCTAATGCAAATAAGCAAGCTAACTCTAACACATTGGCTAACACCAACTACGTCAACATCACCAAGATGAGAACGGATGTATAG